The proteins below are encoded in one region of Dioscorea cayenensis subsp. rotundata cultivar TDr96_F1 chromosome 18, TDr96_F1_v2_PseudoChromosome.rev07_lg8_w22 25.fasta, whole genome shotgun sequence:
- the LOC120282519 gene encoding protein NEN1-like yields MEMDASPSMPFQAQLPVELAGGPEIAFFDLETTMPLRGSWKRYALLEFGAILVCPKKLVEVGSYSTLIRPSDLSVITDASIRCNGICPELVASAPSFHEVADEVFRILHGRVWAGHNILKFDCVRIQEAFEEIGRPSPQPRGTIDTLPLLTQKFGKRAGNMKMDSLAAYFGLGRQMHRSLGDVRMNLEILKYCATVLFLESNYSDMFPVNSLINESTIPRNNAGGSASPVETNATADPSAPASNMEPFDLMHNIEQMRIDQNESMENFRSTTSVATLAAGEGCSQCVGFSQPEEVSTQCVRASLAPSPYQQSVPRIVLLHKDTPLQLCQMGMKIHFRLSTKFAPKLSFMVYVESSLHNILDLCDNLAESLHVESGSSSQWRHVINTNYAKSASVRLHIPTVINDHVAMYSTEIYHKEPSGNTRRLVFREPDAEELEPLIIPGNMVDAYFNLETYDFQEYAGIRLVAKTLVLHAN; encoded by the exons ATGGAGATGGACGCCTCGCCATCAATGCCTTTCCAAGCTCAATTGCCGGTAGAGTTAGCCGGCGGGCCGGAGATCGCCTTCTTCGACCTGGAGACAACGATGCCGTTGCGGGGGTCGTGGAAGCGATACGCACTGCTCGAGTTCGGCGCCATCCTTGTTTGCCCTAAAAAGCTTGTGGAGGTTGGTAGCTACTCCACTTTGATCCGCCCCTCTGACCTCTCCGTCATTACCGACGCTTCCATACGCTGCAATGGTATCTGCCCCGAATTGGTCGCCTCCGCCCCCTCGTTCCATGAGGTTGCCGACGAAGTGTTCCGGATTCTTCACG GGCGGGTGTGGGCTGGTCATAATATCTTGAAGTTCGACTGTGTTCGTATTCAGGAGGCTTTCGAGGAGATTGGTAGGCCTTCCCCTCAGCCTCGGGGCACAATTGATACTTTGCCATTGCTTACCCAGAAGTTTGGGAAGCGAGCTGGCAACATGAAG ATGGATAGCCTGGCAGCTTATTTTGGCCTTGGGCGGCAAATGCACAG GAGCTTGGGTGATGTTAGGATGAATCTGGAAATTCTGAAGTACTGTGCTACTGTATTGTTCCTG GAATCGAATTACTCTGATATGTTTCCAGTGAACAGTTTGATTAATGAGAGCACCATTCCAAGAAACAATGCTGGTGGGAGTGCGTCTCCTGTTGAAACCAATGCTACAGCAGATCCTAGTGCCCCAGCATCAAACATGGAGCCTTTTGATTTAATGCATAATATTGAGCAAATGAGAATTGACCAAAATGAATCCATGGAGAATTTTAGGTCAACAACTAGTGTTGCCACTCTTGCTGCTGGTGAGGGTTGTAGTCAGTGTGTTGGATTTTCACAACCTGAGGAAGTTTCAACTCAGTGTGTTAGGGCATCGCTTGCCCCCTCTCCTTATCAACAATCTGTTCCCAGAATAGTTCTACTTCACAAAGATACCCCTTTGCAACTTTGCCAAATGGGAATGAAAATCCATTTCAGATTAAGCACTAAATTTGCTCCAAAATTGAGTTTTATGGTTTATGTGGAATCAAGCCTACACAATATTCTGGATTTGTGCGACAATCTTGCCGAAAGCTTGCATGTGGAATCCGGCAGCAGCTCCCAGTGGAGGCATGTGATAAACACTAATTATGCAAAATCTGCCAGCGTCAGATTACA CATACCTACTGTCATAAATGACCATGTTGCAATGTACTCGACGGAGATTTACCATAAGGAACCTTCGGGGAACACTCGGAGACTTGTTTTCAGAGAACCAGATGCGGAGGAGCTTGAGCCATTAATCATTCCGGGGAACATGGTTGATGCCTACTTCAATTTGGAGACATATGATTTCCAGGAGTATGCTGGCATTCGCCTTGTGGCGAAAACATTGGTGCTGCATGCCAATTAG